CCCAGAATGCCGTATACGGTCATGGCCCAGCGCCAGGCTGTAAACCCAAGTCTTAGAGAGTTATGAGGCTGCTCGCGAATTTCTTCGTTGAGATCTGCCCAAAACCACAGCCCTACTGGTATCAGTACCTGTGCCATCAGAGACGAGATAAAGCTGATGCTGAACCCCCCGATCATGAGATAGACGGTAATGGCCAGTAGGCTGGAGACTTTCCAGTAAATCGTTAATAGCTGCTGGATGGGCTCTGCTTTCTTGACAAATGCCCAGATCAGTAGGGTGAGAGGGATGAAGACGGAAAAGAGAAGTGCCAGCCGATAATCGGTCCAGACCAAGGCACGTAACAGAGAGGGTTGCAGTTCCAGCATGGAGTGTGAATATAGGCAGTCCGGTGATCCATTATGGCAGGGGCTGGGGGCATCGGCGACTTTTCTGCCCGCTACACGTTTACAGATCCCCAGGGTATGGAGCTAGGGGCCATTAAGCGCCGCGGTTGGCGCTCGATCTGGCGAGCCCGCTATGACATTTTTGACGGTGACGCGGTGATCTTTACTATTCAAGAGGAGAATCCCTGGGGGATGAATTGAATCCCTACTTAGCCCACTTCTTGGGATGCCTTCGCCTGGGGCTGAGGCTGAGGTTGAAACTGGAACAGGGTGTAGACCACATTACGGCGAATGCCGGTCATCATATCCAGGAACAGTTCGTAGCCTTCGCTCTTGTATTCCACCAGGGGATCCTTCTGGCCATAGCCCCGCAGACCCACGGTCTCTCGCAGTGCATCCATCTGCTGCAGATGGTCGCGCCAGAGGGTGTCGATCTGCTGCAGGATGAAGAAGCGTTCTGCCTCCCGCATCAGCCCGGGCTTGATTTGGTCCACCTGGGCTTCCTTGATGTCGTAGGCGATGCGGATTTGCTCGTGCAGGAAGGTTCGGATTTCGTTGACGGAGAGGTCTTCCAGCTGCTCCGGGGTGAGATCGGCCAGTAAATAGACAAACTCTTTGATCTTGTCCACCATGTCCGGCAGTTTCCACTCTTCCGGCGGCAGTTCTGGGTTGATGTAGGCCTGCACGATGTCATCCATGGTGCGCTCGGCGTACTTAATCACCAGTTCCTTCAAGTCTTGGCCTTCTAGCACCCGGCGGCGTTCGGCATAGATGGCTCGGCGCTGGTTATTCATGACTTCGTCATACTCGAAGACCTGCTTGCGGATGTCGTAGTAGTAGGTCTCGACTTTCTTCTGGGCTCCTTCCAGGGAGCGGGTGAGCATGCGCGACTCGATGGGCATGTCTTCTTCCACCCGGAAGGCATTCATCAGCGAGGCCACCCGTTCGCCGCCGAAGATGCGCAGCAGGTTGTCTTGCAGGCTGAGGAAGAAGCGAGTGGACCCAGGGTCTCCCTGGCGACCAGCCCGACCCCGCAGCTGGTTGTCGATGCGGCGGGATTCGTGACGCTCGGTGCCGATGACGTGCAGCCCGCCCAGGCTGACCACCTCTTCGTGTTCGGCTTCGGTGAACTGTTCGTAGTGCTCTCGAATCTGGTTGTAGGCTTGGCGCAGCTGGTGGATAACTGGATCTTCGGTGGGGGCTTTTTCGGCTGCGATCGCAACTTTCTCTTCCGCCTGCAGCTCTGGCAGGCTGCGCTCGCCGTAGGTTTCCATGGCCAGATCGACGGCTGCTTTCAGCTCCGTCTCCATCTGCTTGGGCAGATCGGCGGGGAAGATATTCGGCGAGGCCTTCCAAGTCTTAACCTTTTTGCCAGGGGCAAAGCCCTGGCTGCGGTTGCGGGCTTGGGTGTTGGGCGCCGCCGCCACCGCAAACTCATCCTCGTCCTCTGGTTTGACGACGCGGGGCATTAAGTATTCCCGCACCTTCAACCGGGCCATGTAATCGGAGTTACCGCCCAGGATGATGTCTGTACCGCGGCCGGCCATGTTGGTGGCGATGGTGAGGGCACCGCGGCGACCGGCCTGGGCCACGATTTCCGATTCCCGCTCTACATTCTCGGGCTTGGCGTTGAGGAGGTTGTGGGGCACGCTCCGTTGACTCAGTAACGTAGACAGTAATTCTGATTTTTCGACGCTGGTGGTGCCCACCAACACCGGGCGTCCCTGCCGGTGCATCTCCGCACACTCTTCCGCCACCGCCTGCCACTTGGCCTCTTCCGTTTTATAGACCACGTCGGAGAGATCATGGCGAGCCAAGGGACGGTTAGTGGGAATCACCGCCACTTCTAGGTTGTAGATCTTCTCGAATTCCACCTCTTCTGTCTTGGCAGTACCGGTCATGCCAGACAGTTTCGGATAGAGCAGGAAGAAGTTTTGGTAGGTAATGCTGGCTAGGGTTTGGGTCTCGGGCTGAATTTCGGCATGCTCCTTGGCCTCAATGGCCTGATGCAGGCCATCGCTCCAGCGCCGACCCGGCATGACTCGGCCGGTGAATTCATCGACGATCACCACTTCACCG
This portion of the Halomicronema hongdechloris C2206 genome encodes:
- the secA gene encoding preprotein translocase subunit SecA, which gives rise to MLKNLLGDPNARKLKKYQPDVVEINLLEEEVSALSDEALVAKTAEFKQRLNKGESLDDLLTEAFAVVREASKRVLGMRHFDVQLIGGMVLHEGQIAEMKTGEGKTLVATLPAYLNALTDKGVHIVTVNDYLARRDAEWMGQIHRFLGLSVGLIQQGMSPIERRKNYGCDITYGTNSEFGFDYLRDNMATAIADVVQRPFNFCIIDEVDSILIDEARTPLIISGQVERPSEKYTAAAEVARELNGEEHYEVDEKARNVLLTDEGFIRAEELLGVQDLFDPKDPWAHYVFNAIKAKELFIKDVNYIVRNGEVVIVDEFTGRVMPGRRWSDGLHQAIEAKEHAEIQPETQTLASITYQNFFLLYPKLSGMTGTAKTEEVEFEKIYNLEVAVIPTNRPLARHDLSDVVYKTEEAKWQAVAEECAEMHRQGRPVLVGTTSVEKSELLSTLLSQRSVPHNLLNAKPENVERESEIVAQAGRRGALTIATNMAGRGTDIILGGNSDYMARLKVREYLMPRVVKPEDEDEFAVAAAPNTQARNRSQGFAPGKKVKTWKASPNIFPADLPKQMETELKAAVDLAMETYGERSLPELQAEEKVAIAAEKAPTEDPVIHQLRQAYNQIREHYEQFTEAEHEEVVSLGGLHVIGTERHESRRIDNQLRGRAGRQGDPGSTRFFLSLQDNLLRIFGGERVASLMNAFRVEEDMPIESRMLTRSLEGAQKKVETYYYDIRKQVFEYDEVMNNQRRAIYAERRRVLEGQDLKELVIKYAERTMDDIVQAYINPELPPEEWKLPDMVDKIKEFVYLLADLTPEQLEDLSVNEIRTFLHEQIRIAYDIKEAQVDQIKPGLMREAERFFILQQIDTLWRDHLQQMDALRETVGLRGYGQKDPLVEYKSEGYELFLDMMTGIRRNVVYTLFQFQPQPQPQAKASQEVG
- a CDS encoding DUF3177 family protein produces the protein MLELQPSLLRALVWTDYRLALLFSVFIPLTLLIWAFVKKAEPIQQLLTIYWKVSSLLAITVYLMIGGFSISFISSLMAQVLIPVGLWFWADLNEEIREQPHNSLRLGFTAWRWAMTVYGILGTVIQLVFIPCAFSPSQFATDQCQFWLQPPLLYKEYFHANYTNGFLGFFGILGLVIYMAYLAYFVFVRLGKQGRQAVN
- a CDS encoding LURP-one-related/scramblase family protein, which translates into the protein MAGAGGIGDFSARYTFTDPQGMELGAIKRRGWRSIWRARYDIFDGDAVIFTIQEENPWGMN